The following proteins come from a genomic window of Mariniflexile sp. TRM1-10:
- a CDS encoding ABC-F family ATP-binding cassette domain-containing protein: MLSVSNLSVQFGKRILFDEVNTTFNTGNCYGIIGANGAGKSTFLKIISGKQDPTSGHVHLEAGKRMSVLEQDHNLYDAHTVLDTILMGNKPLYKIKTEMDALYADYSDKNADRIGELQVLFEEMNGWNADSDAAAMLSNLGIKEEFHYTLMGDLDGKQKVRVLLAQALFGNPDVLIMDEPTNDLDYETISWLENFLANYENCVIVVSHDRHFLDAVCTHISDIDFGKINHYSGNYTFWYESSQLAARQRSQQNKKAEEKKKELEEFIRRFSANVAKSKQATSRKKMIDKLNISDIRPTSRRYPAIIFERDREAGDQILNIQGLTASSNEDGDILFKNIDLNLAKGDKVVVFSKDSRATTAFYQILNNKEKADAGTFDWGVTTTQAYLPLDNSEFFNNDLTLVDWLRQWAQTEEEREEVNIRGFLGKMIFSGEEALKKSNVLSGGEKVRCMLSRMMMVRANVLMLDEPTNHLDLESITAFNNSLTNFKGTMLFTTHDHEFAQTIANRVVELTPNGVIDRYTTFDEYMQDPKIKELRNKMYAVTA, translated from the coding sequence ATGTTATCAGTATCAAACCTTTCGGTTCAATTTGGCAAACGCATTCTTTTTGATGAAGTAAACACAACGTTTAATACAGGAAATTGCTACGGGATTATTGGTGCAAATGGTGCTGGAAAATCAACTTTTTTAAAGATAATTTCTGGTAAACAAGACCCAACTTCTGGACATGTCCATTTAGAAGCAGGAAAGCGTATGTCTGTTTTAGAACAAGACCATAATTTATATGATGCACATACCGTTTTAGACACTATTTTAATGGGAAATAAACCATTATATAAAATTAAGACGGAAATGGATGCACTTTATGCTGATTATTCAGATAAAAATGCCGACAGAATAGGAGAACTTCAAGTACTTTTTGAAGAAATGAATGGTTGGAATGCCGATAGTGATGCCGCTGCCATGTTATCGAATTTAGGAATAAAGGAAGAGTTTCATTATACATTGATGGGCGATTTGGATGGAAAACAAAAAGTACGTGTGCTTTTGGCGCAGGCATTATTTGGAAATCCAGATGTGTTAATCATGGATGAGCCTACCAACGATTTGGATTATGAAACCATCTCTTGGCTCGAAAACTTTTTAGCTAATTACGAAAACTGTGTGATTGTGGTATCTCACGACCGACACTTTTTAGATGCCGTTTGTACACATATTTCAGATATCGACTTTGGAAAAATCAATCATTATTCAGGTAATTATACTTTTTGGTATGAGTCGTCTCAATTAGCAGCACGCCAACGTTCACAGCAGAACAAAAAAGCCGAAGAAAAGAAAAAGGAATTAGAAGAATTTATCCGTCGTTTCTCTGCCAATGTTGCTAAAAGTAAACAAGCAACCAGTAGAAAAAAGATGATTGATAAACTTAATATTTCAGATATAAGACCCACCAGTCGTCGTTACCCTGCCATTATTTTTGAACGCGATAGGGAAGCAGGTGATCAAATTTTAAATATCCAAGGGTTAACCGCATCAAGTAATGAAGATGGTGATATTTTATTCAAGAACATTGATTTAAACCTTGCTAAAGGCGATAAAGTAGTTGTGTTTTCAAAAGATTCTAGGGCAACCACCGCTTTTTACCAAATACTAAATAATAAGGAAAAGGCAGATGCAGGTACGTTTGATTGGGGTGTAACAACAACACAAGCATACTTGCCATTAGATAATAGCGAGTTTTTTAATAACGATTTAACGTTGGTTGATTGGTTACGCCAATGGGCACAAACCGAAGAAGAACGCGAAGAAGTAAACATTCGTGGGTTTTTAGGGAAAATGATTTTTAGTGGCGAAGAAGCTTTAAAAAAATCGAATGTGCTTTCTGGAGGTGAAAAAGTACGCTGTATGTTAAGTAGAATGATGATGGTAAGAGCCAATGTATTGATGCTGGACGAACCGACAAACCATTTAGATTTAGAAAGTATAACAGCGTTTAACAACTCGCTTACCAATTTTAAAGGCACCATGTTGTTTACAACGCACGATCACGAGTTTGCACAAACAATTGCCAATAGAGTCGTAGAGCTAACGCCTAATGGTGTTATCGATAGATATACCACGTTCGATGAGTATATGCAAGATCCAAAAATTAAAGAGTTGCGTAATAAAATGTATGCAGTTACAGCATAA
- a CDS encoding TlpA family protein disulfide reductase, with amino-acid sequence MKLHFINLLIILLLFNCKNDGNNSEGNYAYLGGEIINPNSDFVVLLKHDVVIDTIKLDNKNRFLYKVNDLKEGLYTFYHGGEIQMVLLEPKDSLLFRLNTLEFDESLVFTGTGDKKNNYLINEFLENEIQEKKIFKFCQLKPEAYENRIDSLKAFKTNKLNTFKARYNPSPLFNKIAKANIDYSYFSSKEVYPFVHHGNNKGNILKSLPEDFYNYRKTINYNDSFLKEHYSYNSFLKYSLNNLALENHTVHSDNDTFRRSSLCYNLDRLKLIDSLIDNETLKNKLLYYFTANYLSKSTNTEKSDALLSAYLSKSSDETDKNEIKRFATSLNNLKEGGHFPNIKIVDYKNAEFDINSLIKTPTVICFWSNAFYNHFRESHYKLNELKVKYPEVRFIVINIDDFGSDKPKTSLKENRFNFKDEYQFKNPKESIEVLAIQPMTKTIVVDKHQKIVYSNANIFSMNFEEQLLGAINRK; translated from the coding sequence ATGAAATTACACTTTATAAATTTGTTAATTATTTTACTACTGTTTAATTGCAAAAACGATGGCAATAATTCAGAAGGTAATTATGCGTATTTAGGAGGTGAGATTATTAATCCTAATAGTGATTTTGTTGTCTTATTAAAACATGATGTGGTAATCGATACCATAAAACTCGATAACAAAAACAGGTTTCTTTATAAAGTCAACGACCTAAAAGAAGGCTTATATACATTTTACCATGGTGGTGAGATACAAATGGTTTTACTAGAACCTAAGGACAGTTTACTATTTAGATTGAATACACTTGAGTTTGATGAGTCGTTGGTTTTTACCGGTACAGGCGATAAAAAGAACAATTATCTAATCAATGAATTTCTTGAAAATGAAATTCAAGAAAAAAAGATTTTTAAGTTCTGTCAATTAAAACCAGAGGCTTACGAAAACAGAATAGACTCTTTAAAAGCATTTAAAACAAATAAATTAAACACATTTAAAGCCAGATACAACCCGTCTCCTTTATTTAATAAAATAGCAAAAGCCAATATAGATTATAGTTATTTCTCCAGTAAAGAAGTTTACCCGTTTGTACATCATGGAAACAACAAAGGAAACATTTTAAAATCGCTTCCTGAAGATTTTTACAACTATAGAAAAACCATCAATTACAATGACAGTTTCTTAAAAGAGCATTACTCCTACAACTCTTTTTTAAAATATAGCCTTAATAATTTAGCTCTAGAAAACCATACAGTCCACAGTGACAATGACACGTTTAGAAGAAGCTCGTTGTGCTACAATTTAGATAGACTTAAGCTTATAGACAGCTTAATTGACAATGAAACTCTTAAAAACAAACTCCTTTATTACTTTACGGCAAACTATTTATCAAAAAGTACCAATACCGAAAAGAGTGATGCCCTTTTAAGTGCTTATTTAAGTAAAAGCAGTGACGAAACAGATAAAAACGAAATAAAACGTTTTGCTACATCTTTAAATAATTTAAAAGAAGGTGGTCATTTTCCTAATATCAAAATTGTTGATTATAAAAATGCTGAATTTGATATCAACTCATTAATTAAAACGCCCACTGTAATATGTTTTTGGTCTAACGCATTCTACAATCATTTTAGAGAAAGTCATTATAAACTTAACGAACTTAAAGTTAAATATCCTGAGGTAAGATTTATAGTCATTAATATTGACGATTTCGGGTCGGATAAACCTAAAACTTCATTAAAAGAAAACAGATTTAATTTTAAAGATGAATACCAGTTTAAAAATCCAAAAGAATCTATAGAAGTATTGGCCATCCAACCTATGACAAAAACGATTGTTGTAGATAAGCATCAAAAAATAGTGTATAGTAATGCCAATATTTTTTCAATGAATTTTGAAGAGCAACTTTTGGGGGCTATTAATAGGAAGTAA
- a CDS encoding DoxX family protein codes for MNKNVTDLGLLILRIGFAGMLLTHGIPKINLLFESPIKFADPIGVGETTTLILALIGEVVAPILILIGFKTKLATIPSIITMFVAVFVIHASDPMDVKEKAILYLVAFLVIFLTGAGKYSIDGYKK; via the coding sequence ATGAATAAAAACGTTACAGATTTAGGCTTATTAATTCTAAGAATTGGTTTTGCTGGTATGTTGCTTACGCACGGTATTCCAAAAATAAATTTATTGTTTGAAAGCCCTATTAAGTTTGCCGACCCCATTGGTGTTGGTGAAACCACCACTTTAATTTTGGCATTAATAGGTGAAGTGGTTGCCCCTATTTTAATTTTGATAGGATTTAAAACTAAATTAGCCACCATACCGAGTATCATCACCATGTTTGTTGCTGTCTTTGTTATACATGCTAGCGACCCCATGGATGTTAAAGAAAAAGCCATACTATATTTAGTTGCCTTTTTGGTTATTTTCTTAACAGGTGCAGGTAAATATTCCATAGATGGGTATAAAAAATAA
- a CDS encoding Crp/Fnr family transcriptional regulator → MREIIDLSDKTITIDRNEFLKVKGSIDTNVYYVESGSLRVFVLDNYEEQTIRFGYKENLIASLDSFLTGQPSDLFIQAIKKTVIKVITKPQIDHFLKTETNRVLWTKILENLVIQQMEREIDILTNSPKERYQRVLKRSPQLFQEIPNKYIANYLRMSAETLSRLKKS, encoded by the coding sequence ATGAGAGAAATTATCGATCTTTCAGACAAGACAATCACAATAGACAGAAACGAATTTCTGAAAGTCAAAGGAAGTATTGACACCAATGTATATTATGTTGAAAGTGGCAGTTTAAGGGTTTTCGTTTTGGACAACTATGAAGAACAAACCATTAGATTTGGCTACAAAGAAAATTTGATTGCCTCCTTAGATTCATTTTTAACAGGCCAACCTTCCGATCTATTTATTCAGGCTATTAAAAAGACCGTAATAAAAGTTATAACTAAGCCACAAATTGACCATTTCTTAAAAACCGAAACCAACCGAGTTTTGTGGACGAAAATTTTAGAAAACCTAGTTATTCAACAGATGGAACGTGAGATTGATATTCTTACTAATTCGCCAAAAGAAAGGTACCAAAGGGTTTTAAAGAGAAGCCCTCAACTTTTTCAGGAAATTCCTAACAAGTATATTGCTAACTATTTAAGAATGAGTGCCGAAACTTTGTCCCGACTAAAAAAATCTTGA
- a CDS encoding 3-keto-disaccharide hydrolase: MESKTIYLCAILMGYFAFHAKAQEGYQSLPPKTSPMPMKPEMTEIWEPEVKVVTPANKQGDAPSDAIILFDGKNLDQWVSQNDVTKPAPWKIIGTTYMEVVPGSGNIQTKMPFGDCQLHLEFSAPDEVESGGQGRGNSGVFFQNRYELQILDSYNNRTYRNGQAASIYKDHAPLVNVMKNPMEWNSYDVIYTAPRFKADGSLDAPARITVLHNGVLVQNNVTISGITYYIGLHNYPEAHGDDVISLQDHGNKTQFRNIWIRKL; encoded by the coding sequence ATGGAATCAAAAACAATTTATCTCTGCGCCATATTAATGGGGTATTTTGCTTTTCATGCTAAAGCGCAAGAAGGTTACCAGAGCTTACCTCCCAAAACATCTCCTATGCCCATGAAACCAGAAATGACAGAAATATGGGAACCGGAAGTGAAAGTAGTAACCCCAGCAAATAAGCAGGGTGATGCCCCTTCAGATGCGATTATTTTGTTTGATGGTAAAAATCTTGACCAATGGGTTAGTCAAAATGATGTTACGAAACCGGCTCCATGGAAAATTATTGGCACTACTTACATGGAAGTAGTGCCCGGTTCAGGTAACATTCAAACTAAAATGCCATTTGGGGATTGCCAGTTGCATCTTGAATTCAGTGCACCTGACGAGGTAGAAAGTGGAGGACAAGGTCGAGGTAATAGTGGTGTCTTTTTTCAGAACAGGTATGAACTTCAAATATTAGATTCTTATAATAATCGCACTTATCGTAACGGACAGGCAGCAAGCATTTATAAAGATCATGCTCCTTTGGTTAATGTTATGAAGAATCCGATGGAGTGGAACTCCTATGATGTAATCTATACAGCTCCTCGATTTAAAGCAGATGGTTCATTAGATGCTCCAGCAAGAATCACTGTACTGCATAACGGTGTACTTGTTCAAAATAATGTTACTATTAGTGGGATCACATATTACATTGGATTACATAATTACCCTGAAGCCCATGGTGATGATGTGATTTCTCTTCAAGATCATGGCAATAAAACCCAGTTCAGGAATATTTGGATTCGAAAACTTTAA
- a CDS encoding DinB family protein, which translates to MQSENLIHSLIEQTRQIINQVEKLKNYDLNTLTWRENKTSWNILECIEHLNLYGDFYLPEIERKIKNSTAYSEAEFKSGFLGGYFAKSMLPKEKLNKMKTFKDKNPLHAKLDKSVLGKFINQQINLIDLLNQSRNVSLNKIKIAISISSLIRLKLGDTYQFYINHNIRHLNQIDRIKALTKKD; encoded by the coding sequence ATGCAATCAGAAAATTTAATACACTCGCTTATTGAACAGACCCGACAAATCATTAACCAAGTTGAAAAACTGAAGAATTATGATTTGAATACTTTGACATGGAGAGAAAATAAAACTTCATGGAATATTTTAGAATGTATAGAACACTTGAATTTGTATGGCGACTTTTATTTACCTGAAATTGAAAGGAAAATCAAAAATTCTACCGCTTACAGTGAAGCAGAATTCAAAAGTGGATTTTTGGGAGGTTATTTTGCAAAAAGTATGTTGCCGAAAGAAAAACTGAATAAAATGAAAACTTTTAAAGACAAAAATCCATTGCATGCCAAACTTGATAAAAGTGTACTTGGTAAATTTATAAACCAACAAATAAACCTTATAGACCTACTGAATCAATCAAGAAACGTGAGTTTGAACAAAATAAAAATAGCGATTTCAATTTCAAGCTTGATTAGACTTAAATTGGGGGACACGTATCAGTTTTATATAAACCATAATATTAGACATTTAAACCAAATTGATAGAATTAAGGCCCTGACAAAAAAGGACTGA
- a CDS encoding SDR family oxidoreductase, whose protein sequence is MSKVVLITGGSSGIGKSVGEYLTEKGFIVYGTSRNPKKYKESRFPILELDVKNIETIQQTIKVIIDKEGRIDVVINNAGAGITGAIEEIPEAEIKANFDTNFFGPINVIKTVLPQMRQQHSGLIINITSIAGYMGLPYRGIYSASKGALELVTEAFRMELKDFNIKMTNIAPGDFATNIASGRYHAPLLDNSPYKKPYGDTLNLMNAHVDNGSDPNMMAQAVLKVINTKNPKGHYKVGEFMQKFSIVLKRILPDRVYEKMLMKHYKL, encoded by the coding sequence ATGTCTAAAGTTGTATTAATTACAGGAGGTTCTTCTGGAATAGGAAAATCGGTAGGCGAATATCTAACCGAAAAGGGGTTTATAGTATATGGGACCAGTAGAAATCCAAAAAAATATAAAGAAAGCAGGTTTCCTATTTTAGAGTTAGATGTTAAGAATATTGAAACCATTCAACAAACCATAAAAGTAATTATTGATAAAGAGGGTAGGATAGATGTCGTTATAAACAATGCAGGAGCGGGTATTACAGGAGCTATTGAAGAAATACCTGAAGCTGAGATTAAAGCAAATTTTGATACTAATTTTTTTGGACCTATTAACGTTATTAAAACGGTTTTACCACAAATGCGCCAACAACATTCTGGATTAATAATTAATATTACATCTATCGCAGGATACATGGGTTTACCGTACCGAGGTATTTATAGTGCCAGTAAAGGTGCTCTAGAACTTGTTACGGAGGCTTTTAGGATGGAATTGAAGGATTTCAACATAAAAATGACCAACATAGCACCTGGCGATTTTGCAACCAATATTGCTTCAGGAAGATACCATGCACCACTTTTAGATAATTCGCCATACAAAAAACCGTATGGTGATACTTTAAACTTAATGAATGCACATGTTGATAATGGCAGCGACCCTAATATGATGGCGCAAGCGGTTTTAAAAGTTATAAATACTAAAAACCCAAAAGGACATTACAAAGTAGGTGAGTTTATGCAGAAATTCTCAATTGTTTTAAAACGTATCTTACCAGACAGGGTTTATGAAAAAATGTTGATGAAGCATTATAAATTATAG
- the pheT gene encoding phenylalanine--tRNA ligase subunit beta has protein sequence MKISYNWLKQFIKIDWTPEQTSELLTDLGLEVEGIEAYQSVKGGLEGVVVGEVLTCVQHPNADKLKITTVNIGDDAPLQIVCGAPNVAAGQKVPVATIGTTLYTETGEAWTIKKGKIRGEESHGMICAEDELGLGKSHDGIMVLDADIKVGTPAAAIFEVENDHVFEIGLTPNRADAMSHLGTARDLKAGLIQKETTLEFITPSVSAFHVDNRTLRIDVDVKNKELAPRYCGLTISGIKVKESPVWLQHRLKAIGLNPINNIVDATNYVLHDLGQPLHAFDAAKISGNKVAVKTLAAGTKFVTLDGVERTLHEDDLMICDAEKPMCIAGVFGGIHSGVTEGTTSIFLESAYFDPVSVRKSAKRHGLNTDASFRFERGIDPNITEYALKRAALLIQEVAGGEITSDIVDIYPNKIEDFQVRLSFENAKKLIGEEIPKEIIKRILTSLEIKVNSVTETGLGLMVPAYRNDVTREADIIEEILRVYGYNNIKTTEKLNASISNSTRFEDHKIQNLVGNQLASQGFFEILSNSLTTPNYAALSDQLKEEHNISILNPLSGDLSVLRQSLLFSGLEAISFNINRRRSDLKLFEFGKTYHGYNGKHEEFKHLSVFVTGNQNAENWNSTNKKSDFFFLKGNIISLLERLGISRYNELPIESDLFSEGLSFSLGKMKLIDFGLIKKPILKHFDISQDVLYANFYWDTILNIVKRNNISFKAIPKYPEVRRDFALLLDDSVTFESIHKIAKQSEKQLLKDVNLFDVYQGKNLPAGKKSYAVSFTLQDENKTLTDKQIDKIMKTLQTQFETQLGAELR, from the coding sequence ATGAAAATTTCATACAATTGGTTAAAACAATTTATTAAAATTGATTGGACACCAGAACAAACCAGCGAATTACTAACAGATTTAGGTTTGGAAGTAGAAGGCATTGAGGCCTATCAATCAGTTAAGGGCGGATTGGAAGGCGTGGTTGTTGGCGAAGTTTTAACTTGTGTGCAACACCCAAATGCCGATAAATTAAAGATTACCACTGTAAATATTGGCGACGATGCCCCTTTGCAAATTGTGTGTGGCGCACCCAACGTGGCTGCTGGACAAAAAGTACCTGTGGCTACGATTGGTACGACTTTATACACCGAAACTGGCGAAGCGTGGACCATTAAAAAAGGTAAAATTCGTGGTGAAGAAAGCCATGGCATGATTTGCGCCGAAGACGAACTTGGTTTAGGAAAATCACACGATGGTATTATGGTCTTAGATGCCGATATTAAAGTGGGAACACCTGCTGCTGCTATTTTTGAGGTTGAAAACGATCATGTTTTTGAAATTGGCTTAACACCAAACCGTGCCGATGCCATGAGTCATTTGGGTACTGCCCGCGACCTAAAAGCTGGATTGATACAAAAGGAAACAACTTTAGAGTTTATAACCCCATCGGTAAGTGCGTTTCATGTAGATAACCGCACATTGCGAATTGATGTGGATGTTAAAAATAAAGAATTGGCACCGCGCTACTGCGGACTTACCATAAGTGGCATTAAGGTAAAAGAATCGCCTGTTTGGTTGCAGCACCGCCTAAAAGCCATTGGTTTAAATCCGATTAACAATATCGTGGATGCTACCAATTATGTACTTCACGATTTGGGGCAACCGCTACATGCGTTTGATGCTGCTAAAATTTCCGGTAATAAAGTGGCCGTTAAAACCTTAGCCGCTGGTACTAAATTTGTAACCTTAGATGGTGTAGAACGTACTTTACATGAAGACGATTTAATGATTTGTGATGCCGAAAAACCAATGTGTATTGCAGGTGTTTTTGGCGGAATACATTCGGGAGTTACAGAAGGAACAACCAGTATTTTCTTAGAAAGTGCTTATTTTGACCCAGTGAGCGTTCGTAAATCAGCTAAACGCCATGGTTTAAATACAGATGCATCATTTAGATTTGAACGAGGTATCGACCCTAACATTACTGAATATGCTTTAAAACGTGCTGCTTTGTTAATTCAAGAAGTTGCTGGTGGCGAAATTACAAGCGATATTGTTGATATTTATCCTAATAAAATTGAGGATTTTCAGGTACGATTAAGTTTTGAAAATGCGAAGAAGTTAATTGGTGAGGAAATCCCGAAGGAAATTATTAAACGTATTTTAACCTCATTGGAAATTAAGGTAAACAGTGTTACCGAAACAGGTTTAGGCTTGATGGTACCTGCTTACAGAAACGATGTAACCCGTGAAGCCGATATTATTGAAGAAATACTGCGTGTTTACGGTTATAACAATATTAAAACGACTGAAAAGCTAAATGCATCTATTTCTAATTCAACACGTTTTGAAGATCATAAGATACAGAACTTGGTTGGAAATCAATTGGCATCCCAAGGCTTTTTCGAAATACTTTCAAACTCACTTACCACGCCTAATTATGCGGCGTTAAGCGACCAATTAAAAGAGGAACATAATATCAGTATTTTGAATCCTTTAAGTGGTGATTTATCTGTTTTAAGACAGTCATTACTATTTTCCGGACTGGAAGCTATTTCGTTTAACATTAACAGAAGACGTTCCGATTTAAAACTGTTTGAATTTGGAAAAACCTATCATGGTTACAACGGCAAGCATGAAGAATTTAAGCATTTATCGGTATTTGTAACGGGCAATCAAAATGCTGAAAATTGGAATTCCACCAATAAAAAAAGTGATTTCTTTTTCCTTAAAGGAAATATTATAAGCCTATTGGAACGTTTGGGAATTTCAAGGTATAACGAATTACCTATTGAAAGCGATTTGTTTAGTGAGGGTTTAAGTTTTAGTTTAGGTAAAATGAAATTGATTGATTTCGGATTGATAAAAAAACCTATTTTAAAGCATTTTGATATTTCGCAAGATGTGCTGTATGCCAATTTTTATTGGGATACCATCCTAAATATTGTTAAGCGCAACAACATTTCATTTAAGGCAATCCCTAAATATCCTGAGGTGCGTCGTGATTTTGCGTTGTTGTTAGATGATAGCGTTACTTTCGAGTCGATTCACAAAATAGCCAAACAAAGTGAAAAGCAATTATTAAAAGATGTGAATCTTTTTGATGTGTATCAAGGCAAAAACTTACCAGCAGGTAAAAAAAGTTATGCCGTTAGTTTTACATTACAAGACGAAAACAAAACACTTACCGATAAGCAAATTGATAAAATCATGAAAACGCTACAAACACAATTTGAAACACAATTGGGTGCTGAGCTGAGATAG
- a CDS encoding putative signal transducing protein, giving the protein MTDSNFIKVYTGNFAVVKRIAIELNALDINPIIKDQSESAILGGFGGTLAPDFQEVFVHEDELERATEIINKVTKELKS; this is encoded by the coding sequence ATGACAGATTCTAATTTTATAAAGGTATACACAGGAAATTTTGCTGTCGTTAAGCGAATTGCAATAGAATTAAATGCTTTGGACATTAATCCCATCATTAAGGATCAATCGGAATCTGCTATATTAGGTGGTTTTGGTGGAACATTAGCTCCCGACTTTCAAGAAGTGTTTGTACATGAAGATGAACTTGAAAGAGCTACTGAAATTATTAATAAGGTAACAAAAGAATTAAAATCCTAA
- a CDS encoding glutaminyl-peptide cyclotransferase, whose translation MNTLKYLLIISLNTIIISCGSNTGQNKNDFSIKTNAVKGDISNNETLNLSIENKKNHPIDSVSYILNDKKISDKSDLKTFKLGKHTINATIYFNNEKQTAATTITILNSEAPKVYTYKIINEYPHDITSYTQGLEFYNGNLYESTGQLKESKLRQVDYKTGEVVKNINLADAYFGEGLTILNDKIYQLTWQSGTGFVYDVNTFEKINSFKYGNSKEGWGICNDSNKLYKSDGTENIWLLNPETLIEEDHIQVYTNKGKIIGINEMEWIHGVIYANRYQKDGVALINPTNGAVIGVIDFSPLKKLVTQHQGLDVLNGIAYNPETKTIFVTGKRWDKLFEVEIVESKFN comes from the coding sequence ATGAATACTCTTAAATACTTATTAATCATTTCGTTAAACACCATAATTATTTCTTGTGGTTCCAATACAGGTCAAAATAAAAATGATTTCAGCATAAAAACCAATGCCGTAAAGGGCGATATTTCTAATAATGAGACCTTAAATCTTTCTATTGAAAACAAAAAAAACCATCCGATCGATTCTGTAAGCTATATACTCAATGATAAAAAGATCAGTGATAAGTCCGATTTAAAAACCTTTAAATTAGGAAAACATACGATCAATGCCACAATATATTTTAATAATGAAAAACAAACAGCCGCTACAACTATTACCATTTTAAATAGTGAAGCGCCAAAAGTATATACTTATAAAATTATTAATGAATATCCACACGATATTACCTCATACACCCAAGGGCTTGAATTTTATAATGGCAATTTATATGAAAGTACTGGGCAACTCAAAGAATCGAAATTAAGACAGGTTGATTATAAAACTGGTGAAGTTGTGAAAAACATCAATTTAGCAGATGCTTATTTTGGAGAAGGACTAACCATACTTAACGATAAAATTTACCAGCTTACATGGCAATCGGGTACTGGTTTTGTGTACGATGTCAATACATTTGAAAAAATAAATAGCTTTAAATACGGAAATAGTAAGGAAGGTTGGGGCATATGTAACGATTCTAATAAACTTTATAAAAGCGACGGCACCGAGAATATTTGGCTTTTAAACCCCGAGACCTTGATTGAAGAAGACCACATTCAAGTATATACCAACAAAGGGAAAATTATTGGGATTAATGAAATGGAGTGGATTCATGGTGTTATATATGCCAACCGCTATCAAAAAGATGGAGTTGCTTTAATAAACCCTACAAACGGTGCTGTTATTGGCGTAATTGATTTTTCTCCATTAAAAAAGTTAGTAACACAACATCAAGGGTTGGATGTATTAAACGGTATTGCCTATAACCCTGAAACCAAAACCATTTTTGTTACAGGAAAACGTTGGGACAAATTGTTTGAGGTTGAAATTGTTGAAAGTAAGTTTAATTAA
- a CDS encoding type II toxin-antitoxin system RelE/ParE family toxin — MKIFLSELAESKLLKLSEYLLENWDLKTRDKFIAKLTEKVNLVSSQPKSCTKSSEIEGLYKCVVTKHTTFYYRILAEQQEIEIITIFDTRQHPEKLKKDIK, encoded by the coding sequence ATGAAAATCTTTTTATCTGAACTTGCTGAATCTAAACTTTTAAAACTTTCCGAATATCTATTAGAAAATTGGGACTTAAAAACAAGAGATAAATTCATTGCAAAACTGACTGAAAAGGTTAACCTAGTATCTTCCCAACCAAAAAGCTGCACAAAATCATCTGAAATTGAAGGTCTTTACAAATGTGTCGTGACAAAACATACTACTTTTTATTATAGAATATTGGCTGAACAACAAGAAATAGAGATAATAACGATTTTTGACACAAGGCAACATCCTGAAAAACTAAAGAAGGATATAAAATAA